The proteins below come from a single Algiphilus sp. genomic window:
- a CDS encoding TolC family protein — protein sequence MSGRALRSVSRLSALLVAGCTAGCIVPVQLAVDDTLGETSRFAGSGDAAPSQCTALGGTPLQSLIASAFDESPTLAQSWARLSQARAASRAESGSLLPSLSLSAQRSDASGNGGGSVAGGTPPTGGATGGSDWQATAAASYELDFWGRLDSRREAARLSARAAEADLRTATISLAADIATAWAEWVTAARRVATLEAQYGDARSLERLQALRFANGQSDALALSQAREQAAGVSAQLADARGGLDVARLRLNLLLGRAPDDDRLPAPPDALPEPGPLPAAGLPSALLDNRPDLRAAWLRLQAADARAAAAAAERWPRLTLSASLFTQAEAFGDLFDRTIRQIAAALDWSLFQGGTLAARQDEAEALAVERLYALEQAWLEALREVQAALDSERAAGERIAGLETRLGHARERLTQARRSYAQGQRAYLEVLSAQQAVNSAELEALSARNARFVQRVNLCRGLAANVAGTPPAPERLRSEKEEAS from the coding sequence GTGTCGGGGCGAGCGCTGCGCAGCGTGTCGCGGCTTTCGGCCCTGCTCGTCGCCGGATGCACCGCGGGCTGCATCGTGCCGGTTCAGCTCGCGGTCGACGACACGCTGGGCGAGACCTCGCGCTTCGCGGGCAGTGGCGACGCCGCGCCGAGCCAGTGCACGGCGCTGGGCGGTACGCCGCTGCAGTCGCTGATCGCATCGGCGTTCGACGAGAGCCCGACACTGGCGCAGAGCTGGGCGCGCCTGAGTCAGGCGCGCGCCGCGTCGCGCGCGGAGTCGGGCAGCCTGCTGCCGAGTCTGTCGCTGTCGGCCCAGCGCAGTGACGCGTCGGGCAACGGGGGCGGCAGCGTGGCGGGCGGGACCCCGCCGACCGGGGGCGCAACCGGTGGAAGCGACTGGCAGGCGACCGCGGCCGCCAGCTACGAGCTCGATTTCTGGGGACGCCTGGACAGCCGGCGCGAAGCGGCACGGCTGTCTGCCCGCGCGGCCGAGGCCGATCTGCGCACGGCCACCATCTCGCTTGCCGCCGACATCGCCACCGCCTGGGCCGAGTGGGTGACCGCCGCGCGCCGCGTGGCAACGCTGGAAGCACAGTACGGCGACGCCCGGTCGCTCGAACGGCTGCAGGCGCTGCGCTTCGCCAACGGGCAGTCGGACGCGCTGGCACTGTCGCAGGCCCGGGAGCAGGCAGCCGGCGTCTCGGCCCAGCTCGCCGATGCGCGCGGGGGGCTCGATGTGGCTCGCCTGCGACTGAATCTCCTGCTGGGGCGTGCGCCCGACGACGATCGGCTGCCGGCGCCACCGGATGCGCTTCCCGAACCCGGGCCGTTGCCGGCGGCCGGCCTGCCCAGCGCACTCCTCGACAACCGGCCCGATCTGCGCGCCGCCTGGCTGCGCCTGCAGGCGGCCGATGCGCGGGCCGCCGCCGCGGCTGCCGAGCGCTGGCCGCGCCTGACGCTGTCGGCAAGCCTGTTCACGCAGGCCGAGGCCTTCGGCGACCTGTTCGATCGAACCATCCGCCAGATCGCCGCGGCGCTGGACTGGAGCCTCTTCCAGGGCGGTACGCTGGCGGCGCGGCAGGACGAAGCCGAGGCACTCGCGGTCGAGCGCCTCTACGCGCTCGAGCAGGCGTGGCTGGAAGCGCTGCGCGAGGTGCAGGCCGCGCTCGACAGCGAGCGTGCCGCCGGCGAGCGCATCGCGGGCCTGGAGACTCGGCTCGGCCATGCCCGCGAGCGTCTGACCCAGGCGCGGCGCAGCTATGCGCAGGGGCAGCGCGCATATCTGGAGGTCCTGTCCGCGCAGCAGGCGGTCAACAGCGCCGAGCTCGAGGCATTGTCGGCGCGCAACGCGCGTTTCGTGCAGCGGGTCAACCTGTGCCGGGGACTGGCGGCCAACGTCGCCGGCACGCCGCCGGCACCCGAGCGGCTGCGATCGGAGAAAGAGGAAGCGTCGTGA
- the corA gene encoding magnesium/cobalt transporter CorA: MLNALALEHGRLVPLDEERLHVALDEAIWVDLLDPDNDERERVSHLYRQTLPETEDVDEIEASARFYEDAGGLHIHSLFLQDVDGRPRNTSVAFTVTSDRLFTLREREVPAFRLLRMRSRRHAGLADDAMSILLNLIQIKIDDLADTLEEVYTGLEKISALVLEENDADMEDALDDLAVHEDISGKVRLCLMDTQRALTFLQRRGRLRPEHSQLVRELAQDIESLLPHNSFVFDKINFLMDAAQGFINIEQNQIIKTFSIAAVVFLPPTLIASIYGMNFAHMPELSWTFGYPLAVVGMILSGIAPYAFFRYKGWL; the protein is encoded by the coding sequence ATGCTGAACGCGCTTGCGCTCGAACACGGGAGACTCGTGCCGCTCGACGAGGAGCGCCTGCACGTCGCACTCGACGAAGCCATCTGGGTCGATCTGCTGGACCCCGACAACGACGAGCGCGAACGCGTCAGCCATCTCTATCGCCAGACCCTGCCGGAAACGGAGGACGTCGACGAGATCGAGGCCAGTGCCCGCTTCTACGAGGACGCCGGCGGCCTGCACATCCACTCCCTCTTCCTGCAGGACGTCGATGGCCGGCCGCGCAACACCTCGGTGGCATTCACCGTCACCAGCGACCGGCTGTTCACGCTGCGCGAGCGCGAGGTCCCCGCGTTCCGGCTGCTGCGCATGCGGTCGCGCCGGCACGCGGGGCTCGCCGACGACGCCATGTCGATCCTGCTCAACCTCATCCAGATCAAGATCGACGATCTCGCCGACACGCTGGAGGAGGTCTACACCGGCCTGGAGAAGATCAGCGCGCTGGTGCTCGAGGAGAACGACGCCGACATGGAGGACGCACTCGACGACCTAGCCGTGCACGAGGACATCAGCGGGAAGGTGCGCCTCTGCCTGATGGACACTCAGCGCGCGCTCACCTTCCTACAGCGGCGTGGCCGCCTCAGGCCCGAGCACAGCCAGCTGGTGCGCGAGCTGGCGCAGGACATCGAATCGCTGCTGCCGCACAACAGCTTCGTCTTCGACAAGATCAACTTCCTGATGGATGCGGCGCAGGGCTTCATCAACATCGAGCAGAACCAGATCATCAAGACCTTCTCGATCGCCGCCGTGGTCTTCCTGCCCCCGACCCTCATCGCCAGCATCTACGGCATGAACTTCGCGCACATGCCGGAGCTGAGCTGGACCTTCGGCTATCCGCTGGCGGTCGTGGGCATGATCCTGTCCGGCATCGCCCCCTACGCCTTCTTCCGCTACAAGGGGTGGCTGTAG